The region GGCTTTCTGCTTAAGAAATAGACGTTCTGATACAAATGCCCAGGATAGCCCTCGTGAGCCAGGGTGGTGAAAAGATCCTCGTTCTGAAATCGCGGATTTCCGTTGATGTAGATGACATTATCCTCATAACGATCCAGAGGAGGAACCAAATAAAAGGCAGGGCTTAAAGAAGATTCCAGGGAGCTGGGAACGTATTTTACCGTATAGCTGCAGTCTGGAAGCTCCGGGAAATCGTTAGATATAAGGGATTTTAAAGATTCCAGTATCTCCGCCGGCTTGGTATAATGGAAGGAATAATTGTCAAGGGCATTAAGTACCTCAGGATGCTCCTTTGTGATCTGCCCAATGGCCTGTATATCGGAATTAAGCTGTTTTTCGATTGCCTTTGTCAGACTTCTTATGGAGCCATAAGAGGTTCCTGTGTTGGATTTAACCAGATATTCAAAATATTCTTTTCCTTTCGGATACCAGCTTAAGCCTTTGTCATTGGTTCCGGTTCCCATCAGGGAAGTAATGCCGGTTGCAAGATTTTTATAGGCAGGAATAAAATGCTCTTCCAGGACTTTTAAATTCTTTTCCTTATAAGCAGCTTTTTCTTCCGGGGTTAGGTCCGTAAGGGCATCGATTCTGGTATTGAAGGTCTCTGCAAGAAAACTATGGTCAGGCTGGATCAGGTACGCTTCACAGGATTTTAATACATTGTCGGCGGAGGTGTCGGACATAAAAAGTCCGGCTTCCGATTTCTTCTTTTCAAACTCCATGATCTGCCCATAATAATCATCAATGGTAGAAAGGAGTGCAAGATAGTGATCCACATCATTGCGGGTGTAAAAGGCATACTCTGAAAACAGGATGGGAAGCTGTGCCTGGATCCCGATGGTATTTGTTAAAGGCTGGGCGTAAAGCTCCAGACCATCGGAGCTTAATTCCGTGTCTATGTAGGAACGGAGGATCTGCCATGTGAACCGCTGCTCGTCGGTCAACTGACGCTGGTTGAAGCCATCTAAATTCTTTTTTAACTCAAGAAGTTCTTTTGTTCCCTCTTTCATCTTCTCCATGGAATAATCCCCCAGGGTCAGGGGAACCGTGTCAAGTCCCCGGGAAGCCGGGTCAGCAATGCTGAAATGAAAACTGATCCCGGATTCGCTGATCTCTTTCCGAAACAGGTCGTTCGTCAGCTGATCAAACTTGTTTTGAGCGGACAGATTCTTGGCATGATACTGTTCATACTCGGCCCATGACGGGGAGGCAGGCGGTTGTTTCATTGGAGCACAGGCGCAAAGCAGGGTAACTGAAAGGATGAGGGATAGAAAACGGCGGCCCTGTTTGAAAACTTTGTTTTTCATATTTAATTCCTCCGTGATTCGCTAGTATTATTTATATGATGATATTAAAAAAGTCATGACAAAAGCCCTGATGTGCAAACTTACCTGCTTGACAAACCCTATGGAAACCATTACACTAGGAATACCGATAATTGATATATGAGAATGCTGAGAAAAGAAGAGTAAGAAATCCACCTCATGTCCAGAGACTTCCGGAAGCTGAAAAGGAAGCATGAGCGTATTTCCCAACATGGCCTTGGAGCAGCGGGATTGAATGGCAAAGCGGTGCCTTTAAATTCCGACGGTCACACCCGTTATCGTGTCAGACTGCTAGGAGGAATCCGAAACCCAGGAAGGTTCCGGAAATCAACGCAGCCGGTAAGGTCCGTACTGCAAGGTGCGGATAAATTAAAGTGGTAACACGGGACAGTTCCCCGTCTTTAAATTTCCGAAAGGATATTTTTAGGCGGGTTTTTCTTTGCAGATAGGGAAGAAAGCCCTTTTGCTGCTCCCAGTAAATAAACAGGAGGAAACCAGAATGTGTAAAGATTCTAACAAAAAACCATACTATATCACCACAGCTATTGCCTATGCATCAGGAAAACCCCATATCGGCAACACCTATGAGGCTGTTTTGGCGGATGCCATTGCCCGTTATAAAAGGGCGGAAGGCTATGACGTGTTTTTTCAGACAGGAACCGACGAGCACGGACAGAAGATTGAAGAAAAGGCAGAGGCAGCAGGAATCACCCCGAAGGAGTTTGTAGACAGGGCGGCCGGAGAAATCAGGAAGATCTGGGATCTGATGAACACTTCTTATGATAAATTCATCCGCACCACAGACAAGGATCATGAAGAACAGGTCCAGAAGATCTTTAAAAAGCTTTATGAGCAGGATGATATTTATAAAGGCTATTACGAAGGCTTATACTGCACTCCCTGTGAATCCTTTTTCACCGAATCCCAGCTTGTAGACGGCAAGTGTCCGGACTGCGGGCGTGAAGTAAAGCCTGCAAAAGAAGAGGCTTATTTCTTCCGCATGAGCAAATATG is a window of [Clostridium] saccharolyticum WM1 DNA encoding:
- a CDS encoding DUF885 domain-containing protein: MKNKVFKQGRRFLSLILSVTLLCACAPMKQPPASPSWAEYEQYHAKNLSAQNKFDQLTNDLFRKEISESGISFHFSIADPASRGLDTVPLTLGDYSMEKMKEGTKELLELKKNLDGFNQRQLTDEQRFTWQILRSYIDTELSSDGLELYAQPLTNTIGIQAQLPILFSEYAFYTRNDVDHYLALLSTIDDYYGQIMEFEKKKSEAGLFMSDTSADNVLKSCEAYLIQPDHSFLAETFNTRIDALTDLTPEEKAAYKEKNLKVLEEHFIPAYKNLATGITSLMGTGTNDKGLSWYPKGKEYFEYLVKSNTGTSYGSIRSLTKAIEKQLNSDIQAIGQITKEHPEVLNALDNYSFHYTKPAEILESLKSLISNDFPELPDCSYTVKYVPSSLESSLSPAFYLVPPLDRYEDNVIYINGNPRFQNEDLFTTLAHEGYPGHLYQNVYFLSRKPNDIRSLLSFPSYSEGWATYVEFYSYTLDNGLNPELGKLLAHNTAVTLGLYAYLDICINYEGWDKDQTAKYLGTFYNIEKTDIVDSIYTSLIDNPTNYMEYYVGYMEIMEMLNTSKKILKDDFNLKDFHTFLLDVGPAPFTVIQPAFRNWLAKQLRSH